A single genomic interval of Brevibacillus brevis harbors:
- a CDS encoding RNA polymerase sigma factor, with protein MQEDIEQRISAIYHAHYQDVYYFLLHFTGNQNDAEDLTQEVFTRVLKGLAGFDGRVTLKTWLFSIAKHAAIDQHRKQKVKSFFSENWLMKLATKEGSPENVLTKRENVRELKQAIQKLAPHYRLVLILRCIEEYSVKETAEILGVSESKVKVNTHRALKLVKEMMDDTEEGGFLNEWARG; from the coding sequence GTGCAGGAGGATATCGAGCAGCGGATTAGCGCGATCTATCATGCTCACTATCAGGACGTTTACTACTTTCTGCTCCATTTTACCGGCAACCAGAATGATGCCGAGGATTTGACGCAGGAGGTTTTTACGAGAGTGTTAAAAGGGCTCGCCGGATTTGATGGTAGAGTCACTCTGAAAACATGGCTCTTCTCCATTGCCAAGCATGCGGCGATCGACCAGCATCGCAAGCAGAAGGTCAAGTCCTTTTTCTCAGAAAACTGGCTGATGAAGCTGGCGACCAAGGAAGGGAGTCCGGAAAACGTCCTGACCAAGAGGGAAAACGTTCGTGAGCTGAAGCAAGCGATCCAAAAGCTAGCGCCCCATTATCGTCTGGTTCTGATTTTGCGCTGCATCGAGGAATACAGTGTCAAGGAGACGGCAGAAATCCTGGGTGTATCGGAATCCAAGGTGAAAGTAAACACCCATCGGGCATTAAAGCTGGTCAAAGAAATGATGGATGATACGGAGGAAGGGGGCTTCCTAAATGAGTGGGCTAGAGGATGA
- a CDS encoding PadR family transcriptional regulator, translating into MSDSSISSDIIRGHIDTIILRVLCDGDNYGYEIIKAIFKNSGGRYELKEPSLYTSLKRLESQKLIASYWGDESKGGRRKYYQVTEAGREAYEKALASWRVAKELIDQLIERREEV; encoded by the coding sequence ATGAGTGACAGCAGTATCAGCAGTGACATCATTCGCGGTCATATCGATACGATTATTCTCCGTGTCCTGTGTGACGGCGATAACTATGGATATGAAATCATTAAAGCCATTTTCAAAAATAGCGGCGGACGTTACGAACTGAAAGAGCCTTCCTTGTATACCAGTCTGAAAAGATTAGAGTCACAAAAGCTGATCGCTTCGTACTGGGGAGATGAGAGCAAGGGGGGCAGACGCAAATATTATCAGGTGACAGAAGCAGGGAGAGAGGCGTACGAAAAAGCGCTAGCATCCTGGAGAGTCGCCAAAGAATTGATTGACCAGCTCATCGAAAGGCGGGAGGAAGTGTGA
- a CDS encoding spore coat protein has product MPNQNQIANPQSGQLPQVKGPQMNDRDYLNDCLATCKYLTDNFNIAVREASHQQLYDDMVQILNETHQSARDAFNLMFQKGWYKLEAAEQQQLQQAYQQFSGYSTQFPYH; this is encoded by the coding sequence ATGCCAAACCAAAACCAGATCGCCAATCCGCAATCCGGTCAGTTGCCACAAGTAAAAGGTCCGCAAATGAACGATCGTGACTACCTCAACGACTGTCTGGCTACGTGCAAGTATTTAACGGATAACTTTAACATCGCCGTTCGTGAAGCCAGCCACCAGCAGCTTTATGATGACATGGTACAAATTTTGAATGAAACCCATCAGTCAGCACGCGATGCTTTCAATCTCATGTTCCAAAAGGGATGGTACAAGCTGGAAGCTGCCGAACAGCAACAACTACAGCAAGCTTATCAGCAGTTTAGCGGGTACTCCACGCAGTTCCCTTATCATTGA
- a CDS encoding LysE/ArgO family amino acid transporter, whose product MLEAILHGFVLAFGLILPLGAQNVFVFNQGALQPTLLRAMPVVLTAALCDTLLILLAVFGVSLVVLTVTWLKTVLYVVGFFFLVYMGYLTWRSRPNTEDGEKERFSAKKQIMFAASVSLLNPHAILDTIGVIGTSSLSYTGTEKWGFTIASILVSCLWFFGLSVAGRTAGRLDRSGKLQRGLNMVSAVIMWGVAVYMAAQLLTT is encoded by the coding sequence ATGCTGGAAGCGATTTTGCACGGTTTTGTGCTTGCTTTTGGACTTATTTTACCGCTCGGCGCACAAAATGTTTTCGTTTTTAATCAAGGGGCTCTACAACCTACATTACTTCGCGCCATGCCCGTCGTACTGACTGCGGCACTCTGCGATACCCTGCTCATTTTATTGGCGGTATTCGGAGTCTCTTTGGTCGTATTGACAGTCACATGGCTGAAAACCGTTCTGTATGTCGTCGGCTTCTTCTTTTTAGTGTATATGGGATATTTAACGTGGCGTAGCCGTCCCAATACGGAGGATGGAGAGAAAGAACGCTTTTCGGCCAAAAAACAAATCATGTTTGCTGCCTCTGTCTCTTTGTTGAACCCGCATGCGATTCTCGATACGATCGGCGTGATCGGCACCAGCTCACTCAGCTATACCGGAACAGAGAAATGGGGTTTTACGATAGCCAGCATCCTCGTATCCTGCCTCTGGTTTTTCGGCCTTTCCGTAGCTGGTCGTACGGCAGGACGATTAGATCGGTCTGGAAAATTGCAGCGTGGCCTGAATATGGTTTCAGCGGTAATTATGTGGGGAGTGGCCGTCTATATGGCAGCCCAATTACTCACGACATAA
- a CDS encoding DUF4825 domain-containing protein — MTSLRNKIILALVLVGVVLFMVIQIVILPENEAQSEQYQLAQQSPLTHDLESILPYKNKYMGATSNLVMFNHLPLDQLKRTFQLRPEKFTIEIHYEDKTTDVEAKLFKQAMLYNSVAAFALVDNLQTIEYRFSDTTLVATRVVIQGLFGEDLGALLTKEKWRTGVQDKLRDDQFVEEGMKKLIKK, encoded by the coding sequence GTGACGTCATTGCGAAATAAAATCATACTTGCTTTGGTTCTCGTCGGGGTTGTCCTGTTCATGGTCATTCAGATCGTGATTCTTCCGGAAAACGAAGCGCAATCCGAGCAATATCAATTGGCTCAGCAAAGCCCGCTGACTCACGATTTGGAATCCATTTTGCCATACAAAAACAAGTATATGGGCGCTACTTCGAATCTGGTCATGTTCAATCATCTGCCGTTGGATCAGCTCAAGCGAACCTTTCAGCTACGTCCGGAGAAGTTTACGATTGAGATCCATTACGAGGATAAGACGACCGACGTCGAGGCGAAATTATTTAAACAAGCGATGCTATATAACTCCGTGGCAGCCTTTGCGCTGGTAGACAATTTGCAAACAATCGAATATCGTTTTTCGGATACTACGCTTGTTGCCACACGTGTAGTTATTCAAGGTCTCTTCGGTGAGGATTTGGGAGCGCTGTTGACAAAAGAAAAGTGGCGGACAGGTGTGCAGGACAAGTTGCGGGATGACCAATTTGTTGAAGAGGGTATGAAAAAGCTAATTAAAAAGTAA
- a CDS encoding permease prefix domain 1-containing protein, whose amino-acid sequence MESLKHYVDQLFQKYRGSKQIEELKWEVLSNLEAKVADLVGDGLSLDEAVKKAKANLPSIDSIVGEHRKVYIRPLLQELLQLGLLYGLMAWIVTMPLRIWGMGIFLNYSLFAISILIGIVYLILLGINRPGSSHHLTSMNVRSAFMLRKTGWMLWALYIVGTLVFTTALHFGSNLWFSRPVNLSGPYQFANVAVSYTLPFLSILIPLWLHAIPRFILKYDAGEGDVIAK is encoded by the coding sequence ATGGAGAGTTTGAAGCACTATGTCGATCAATTGTTTCAAAAATATAGAGGAAGTAAACAAATCGAGGAGCTCAAATGGGAAGTATTGAGCAATTTGGAGGCAAAGGTGGCCGACCTGGTTGGAGATGGGCTATCACTGGATGAAGCCGTGAAAAAAGCAAAGGCCAATCTCCCTTCGATTGACTCGATTGTCGGAGAACACCGAAAAGTCTACATACGTCCACTCCTCCAAGAATTGTTGCAGCTCGGATTGCTGTACGGACTTATGGCCTGGATTGTGACAATGCCTTTGCGAATATGGGGTATGGGTATCTTTTTGAATTATAGTCTGTTTGCTATTAGCATCCTTATCGGAATCGTCTATTTGATCTTGTTAGGGATCAACCGACCGGGTTCCTCACATCATTTGACCAGCATGAATGTGCGGTCTGCTTTTATGCTGCGAAAAACAGGCTGGATGCTGTGGGCGCTTTATATTGTCGGGACACTCGTTTTTACGACTGCGCTTCACTTTGGCAGCAATCTATGGTTTTCAAGGCCAGTGAATCTTTCTGGACCGTATCAATTCGCAAACGTTGCGGTATCATATACGCTGCCTTTTCTCTCAATCCTCATACCATTATGGCTCCACGCCATTCCGCGGTTTATTTTGAAATACGATGCAGGGGAAGGTGACGTCATTGCGAAATAA
- a CDS encoding inorganic phosphate transporter has product MYTSLPLVIAVIILAVSFDFINGFHDTANAIATTVSTKALPPKIAIGLAAIMNFIGALTFTGVAKTIGGDIADPAKLEFGVLVVMAALLSAILWNLITWWYGIPSSSSHALIGSLVGAVLASAGSTQINWAGFLKIFQALIVSPVIALVAAYLMMNLVYFIFSRIMIPPTKVNRGFRLFQIFTAALQSFTHGTNDAQKAMGIIVFALVAADLHADTSTIPFWVQFICALAMGLGTSVGGWKIIKTVGGKITKIEPINGATADLTSSSIIFTFTQLGLPVSSTHVISSGIMGVGAAKRLKSVNWGVAKRIVITWFITLPISALLAAATYLLLHVFI; this is encoded by the coding sequence ATGTATACGAGCCTTCCTCTTGTTATTGCAGTAATTATCCTGGCTGTTTCCTTTGACTTTATCAACGGATTTCATGATACAGCCAATGCTATCGCAACCACCGTATCCACCAAAGCTCTCCCGCCAAAGATTGCCATTGGCCTGGCGGCTATCATGAATTTTATCGGTGCCCTGACATTTACCGGGGTCGCCAAAACAATTGGTGGAGATATCGCCGATCCCGCCAAGCTGGAATTCGGAGTGCTTGTGGTCATGGCTGCTCTCTTGTCTGCGATCCTTTGGAATTTGATTACGTGGTGGTACGGTATCCCGAGCAGTTCGTCTCACGCCCTCATCGGCTCACTCGTAGGTGCAGTCCTCGCTTCCGCCGGGAGCACGCAAATCAACTGGGCTGGTTTTTTGAAAATCTTCCAGGCGCTTATTGTGTCACCGGTTATCGCACTGGTTGCCGCTTACCTCATGATGAATCTGGTTTATTTCATTTTCAGTCGGATCATGATACCCCCTACCAAGGTCAATCGGGGATTTCGCCTCTTTCAGATTTTCACGGCGGCCCTGCAATCCTTTACACATGGAACGAATGACGCACAAAAAGCGATGGGCATTATCGTGTTCGCTCTTGTAGCCGCTGACCTGCATGCAGATACGAGTACGATTCCTTTCTGGGTGCAGTTTATTTGTGCGCTCGCGATGGGCTTGGGAACCTCTGTCGGAGGCTGGAAAATCATCAAGACGGTCGGGGGCAAAATCACCAAGATTGAACCAATTAATGGAGCCACGGCCGACCTCACCTCGTCCTCGATCATTTTTACCTTTACGCAGCTAGGATTGCCTGTCAGCTCTACCCATGTCATCTCTTCCGGGATTATGGGGGTAGGTGCTGCCAAACGGCTGAAGAGCGTCAATTGGGGCGTCGCCAAACGAATCGTGATCACCTGGTTTATTACGCTGCCGATTTCTGCCTTGCTCGCTGCTGCTACGTATTTGTTGCTACATGTATTTATCTAA
- a CDS encoding DUF47 domain-containing protein has product MLFTKSDALLDDLYEIAKNVHQTAIYFNEYKITSLETVKTFSTEMKEYETKGDKLIHEIIVQINKTFITAIEREDVLDLAVKLDDVLDGLEFCASRLYMYDIMEPDETMVRFGQLIEEATKQILLAIELLQKQKLSDMKEYIIRINDLESEGDELVRGSIRQLFKTSSDPIHIMQLKEVYEVLEDVMDHCEDVADAMESVIMGNS; this is encoded by the coding sequence ATGCTTTTTACCAAATCGGACGCACTCTTGGATGACTTGTATGAGATTGCGAAAAATGTGCATCAAACAGCGATCTATTTTAATGAATACAAGATTACTTCATTGGAGACTGTCAAAACCTTTTCTACAGAAATGAAAGAGTACGAAACAAAAGGCGACAAGCTCATCCATGAAATCATCGTGCAAATCAACAAGACATTTATTACCGCCATCGAGCGAGAGGACGTCCTGGACCTTGCCGTCAAGCTGGATGATGTGCTGGACGGATTGGAGTTTTGCGCTTCGAGGCTCTATATGTACGACATTATGGAACCAGATGAAACGATGGTGAGATTCGGGCAACTCATCGAAGAAGCTACCAAACAAATTCTTCTGGCCATCGAACTGCTCCAAAAGCAAAAGCTATCCGATATGAAGGAGTACATCATCCGTATTAACGATTTGGAAAGTGAAGGGGATGAATTAGTCAGGGGGAGCATCCGGCAATTGTTCAAAACCTCGAGCGATCCGATTCACATCATGCAGCTCAAAGAGGTGTACGAAGTGCTCGAAGATGTCATGGATCATTGCGAGGATGTCGCCGATGCGATGGAATCTGTGATCATGGGCAACTCTTAA
- a CDS encoding cupredoxin domain-containing protein — MSRHWYRQLRYPIIALAVTLTLLWTHHHHRLPASYAVATRTHTVTISSAGFLPNQLTAHEGERVSLMIVNTDTRPHNLSIRDLNLTSTELKPTQSTFLQFSAAKRGRYHFVSDAPGYPETGFQGMLVID; from the coding sequence ATGTCTCGTCACTGGTATCGGCAGCTTCGTTATCCAATCATCGCTCTGGCTGTGACATTAACGCTACTTTGGACACATCATCACCATCGTCTGCCCGCTTCGTACGCTGTTGCGACGCGGACACATACCGTTACGATTTCTAGCGCTGGCTTTTTGCCCAATCAATTGACTGCACACGAAGGAGAGCGCGTCTCGTTGATGATCGTCAACACCGATACGCGCCCTCACAATCTATCCATTCGTGATCTAAACCTTACATCCACAGAGCTGAAGCCGACCCAATCGACATTTTTACAGTTTTCAGCAGCGAAACGCGGTCGGTATCATTTCGTATCAGACGCACCTGGCTATCCGGAAACAGGCTTCCAAGGCATGCTCGTCATTGACTAG
- a CDS encoding ferritin-like domain-containing protein, whose protein sequence is MPSILSSKPFTQAPIPEPPKVITTKDLSYLKDALSWELIAFKKLHAFAQQATDPQVKQCLEQQGQMHQRHYQKLLSHLQNNNTAVMATIPQTQSQQQQSQPQHQMQ, encoded by the coding sequence ATGCCATCCATCCTGTCTTCCAAGCCCTTTACACAAGCTCCGATTCCCGAACCGCCCAAGGTCATTACGACAAAGGATTTGAGCTATCTCAAGGATGCTTTGTCATGGGAACTGATCGCTTTCAAAAAGCTGCATGCTTTCGCACAGCAAGCAACTGATCCCCAGGTCAAGCAATGTCTGGAACAGCAAGGACAAATGCACCAGCGTCACTACCAAAAACTGCTGAGTCACCTGCAAAACAACAACACCGCAGTGATGGCGACCATTCCGCAGACACAGTCCCAGCAACAACAATCCCAACCACAACATCAAATGCAATAA
- a CDS encoding phosphotransferase, with amino-acid sequence MSVIGSQTHAFKSLPITKNHFGLIHGDLHHHNFLRKEVELTLLDFGDSEYHW; translated from the coding sequence TTGTCAGTCATCGGAAGCCAAACTCACGCGTTCAAAAGCCTTCCCATCACCAAAAATCATTTTGGTTTGATCCATGGAGATCTGCATCACCACAATTTTTTACGAAAAGAGGTCGAGTTGACCCTTCTCGATTTTGGAGACAGCGAATACCATTGGTAA
- a CDS encoding PLP-dependent aminotransferase family protein produces the protein MLTIDWKPDKSSDIPIYAQIVAYIKGKIAGGEWPINSKLPTQRALAQALDVNRSTVVTALEELKADGFIEATVGSGSVVSNNTWSLLTTAPPPNWLGYVQAGAHLPNSPTIQDINRYEPDPMYIRLGTGELSPGLIPVAEMEEVMASLQGKMTHLGYSEPKGLLPLRQAISNHLRGRGIEASPSSILVVSGALQALQLISIGILHRGSAILLEQPSYLFSLPLFQSSGMRLVGVPMDAEGISPQVLTRQKQAHNAALLYTISAYHNPTGISLSENRREQVLAACERERLPVLEDDVYGELWLDEPGPLPLKARDQSGLVLYLGSLSKTLSPGLRIGWIVGPEPVIERLADVKMQTDYGASAISQWVATEWLTSERYSRHLDQLRAALRQRRDRMCEWLSRWFDDLADWRTPHGGFYIWLRLHQAVSMRKLFTEALAKGVLLNPGFVYDQTDSHHLRLSYVYAEEVDMEKALFVLSQLLRGRG, from the coding sequence GTGCTGACGATAGACTGGAAGCCTGACAAATCATCTGACATACCGATCTACGCGCAGATCGTGGCTTATATCAAGGGGAAAATCGCAGGCGGAGAGTGGCCGATCAATAGTAAATTGCCTACACAAAGAGCGTTAGCGCAAGCCTTAGATGTAAACCGCAGCACGGTAGTGACGGCGTTGGAAGAGCTAAAAGCGGATGGCTTCATTGAAGCAACGGTAGGCAGTGGCTCCGTCGTTAGCAACAACACATGGTCCTTGCTGACAACCGCCCCTCCCCCGAATTGGCTGGGATACGTTCAGGCAGGGGCGCATCTACCCAACTCGCCGACGATTCAGGATATCAATCGTTATGAGCCAGACCCGATGTACATTCGTTTGGGGACAGGTGAGCTGTCACCCGGCTTGATTCCTGTTGCGGAGATGGAAGAGGTCATGGCTAGCTTGCAAGGCAAAATGACACATCTCGGATATTCGGAGCCAAAAGGGCTGTTGCCTTTGCGCCAGGCGATCAGCAACCATTTGCGGGGCAGGGGGATTGAAGCTTCTCCATCATCTATTTTGGTCGTTTCGGGGGCCCTTCAAGCCTTGCAGTTGATATCGATTGGCATCCTTCACCGTGGATCTGCCATCTTGCTCGAACAACCTTCGTATTTATTCTCGCTGCCTTTGTTTCAATCATCGGGAATGCGTCTGGTTGGTGTACCGATGGATGCAGAAGGAATTTCTCCCCAAGTGCTTACGAGACAAAAACAGGCGCATAACGCTGCCCTACTCTATACGATTTCGGCTTACCACAATCCGACGGGGATTAGCCTATCAGAGAATCGAAGGGAGCAAGTGCTGGCTGCATGCGAGCGGGAGAGACTGCCTGTGTTGGAAGACGATGTTTATGGAGAATTGTGGTTAGACGAACCGGGGCCATTACCGTTAAAGGCGAGGGATCAGAGCGGGCTGGTCTTGTATTTGGGCAGCTTGTCCAAAACACTTAGTCCGGGACTGCGGATTGGCTGGATTGTAGGGCCTGAGCCTGTCATTGAACGCCTCGCAGATGTGAAAATGCAGACGGACTACGGAGCGAGTGCCATTTCCCAATGGGTGGCGACAGAATGGCTCACAAGCGAGAGATATTCCCGGCATTTGGATCAGCTAAGAGCGGCACTGCGACAGCGAAGGGACAGGATGTGTGAATGGCTAAGTCGCTGGTTTGACGATCTGGCAGATTGGCGTACGCCACATGGCGGTTTTTATATTTGGCTTCGTCTGCATCAGGCTGTTTCCATGCGCAAGCTTTTTACGGAAGCATTGGCAAAAGGTGTACTGTTAAATCCCGGCTTTGTATATGATCAGACGGATAGTCATCATCTTCGCTTGTCCTACGTGTACGCAGAGGAAGTCGACATGGAAAAGGCGTTATTTGTCTTATCGCAGCTCCTGCGTGGCAGGGGGTAA
- a CDS encoding YcdB/YcdC domain-containing protein: protein MMKKLNKVIFLVTTATLLATTPIHLTNNGQVLAEESKAKELTPEWKGKVELAIQKVKERLPYLADFSYSTLEIKEKNDGTNRITIILQTSKEKKEPSFEFGLDKQGNPDWFSYNEEFPEEGRPKIEHDKVVSKATDFMKQWYGADMGDFKYNPNYSDQNEALFTKQVNGLPYLNVNVNLTVNSKGEVISKGSGLYDLGGDDAPALEDLKFADPKEAISKDQAEKAFANHLKLFYLKQPVERWDEKTKEYLYGSPTLRYKSEFSQFIDAKTGKEVPDYDGSGSEYNPIVRVNPVGKEVTVKTTEEAAALLAAFGIESKAEKIKEGISEDTKGKEYTHEINKDFEAIIITEEETGRFMSYGMVDKKKKEREYPKEDPNGKKWLTPEESMKLAIAALEKYGPKHLKEVMPIGTAEFRQRGAEQGFKFVNVHEGIPVLDDEIYIRIDRITGEVISLRMVDVSWEPLILPDPKKAVSHEQALKEYLKVRPLELQYFTPDADIVSDNPNYQPILAYRTAISLDHREIDALTGKFTTTGEIHYNPY, encoded by the coding sequence ATGATGAAAAAGCTGAATAAAGTGATTTTTTTGGTAACAACTGCAACGCTACTTGCTACTACGCCAATCCATCTGACGAATAATGGTCAAGTGCTGGCGGAGGAGAGCAAGGCAAAGGAGCTTACACCTGAATGGAAAGGGAAGGTAGAGCTTGCAATCCAAAAGGTAAAGGAAAGGCTGCCGTATTTAGCCGATTTTTCTTACAGTACGCTTGAGATTAAAGAAAAAAATGATGGAACGAATCGTATAACCATCATCTTGCAAACGTCCAAGGAGAAGAAGGAACCGTCTTTTGAATTCGGTTTGGATAAACAAGGGAATCCCGATTGGTTTAGCTACAACGAGGAATTTCCCGAAGAAGGAAGGCCGAAGATTGAGCATGACAAGGTAGTCAGCAAAGCAACAGATTTTATGAAGCAATGGTACGGAGCAGATATGGGTGACTTCAAATATAACCCTAATTATTCGGATCAAAATGAAGCTTTGTTTACGAAACAGGTAAACGGTCTTCCATATTTGAATGTGAATGTTAATCTAACCGTAAACAGCAAGGGGGAAGTCATATCGAAAGGGTCAGGCTTATATGATCTCGGGGGCGATGATGCACCAGCCCTCGAAGATTTGAAGTTTGCTGATCCTAAGGAAGCCATATCCAAGGATCAGGCGGAAAAAGCTTTCGCCAACCACCTGAAGCTCTTTTATTTGAAACAGCCAGTAGAGAGATGGGACGAGAAAACGAAGGAATACTTGTATGGCTCTCCTACCTTACGCTACAAATCGGAATTCTCGCAATTTATCGATGCCAAAACAGGCAAGGAAGTTCCTGATTATGATGGTTCGGGGAGTGAATATAACCCCATTGTCAGAGTGAATCCTGTCGGTAAGGAAGTAACCGTAAAGACGACAGAGGAAGCAGCAGCTTTGCTCGCTGCTTTTGGGATCGAGAGCAAAGCTGAAAAAATAAAAGAAGGCATTTCTGAAGATACGAAAGGTAAGGAATATACACATGAAATCAATAAAGACTTTGAGGCTATCATTATAACGGAGGAAGAAACAGGACGATTCATGAGCTACGGTATGGTTGACAAGAAAAAGAAAGAAAGAGAATACCCTAAAGAAGACCCAAACGGAAAGAAATGGCTAACGCCAGAAGAATCGATGAAACTAGCTATTGCTGCGCTGGAAAAGTACGGACCAAAGCATTTAAAAGAAGTGATGCCGATTGGGACAGCAGAGTTTCGACAGAGAGGCGCTGAGCAGGGCTTCAAGTTTGTAAATGTGCACGAAGGGATTCCCGTTCTGGATGATGAGATTTATATCAGAATAGACCGTATCACGGGAGAGGTGATAAGTCTGCGTATGGTGGATGTATCTTGGGAACCACTCATTCTGCCTGACCCCAAAAAGGCTGTATCACATGAGCAGGCGCTAAAGGAATACTTGAAAGTGCGTCCACTGGAGCTGCAATATTTCACACCGGATGCCGATATTGTGTCGGATAACCCAAACTATCAACCCATTCTGGCGTACAGAACAGCCATATCCCTAGACCACCGAGAAATTGATGCCCTAACCGGCAAATTTACTACTACAGGTGAAATTCATTACAATCCGTACTAA
- the proC gene encoding pyrroline-5-carboxylate reductase, whose amino-acid sequence MSNQATAITEGRIGFLGAGSIVEAMLSGIVKKGLLPSERISVTNRNNMERLEELANDYGVTATQDKFEVVRSSDILILAIKPKDAAEALQDLRGVVRSDQLIISVIAGVSTSLIGEWLGAECPIIRTMPNTSSAVGLSATGLCANPFVQEEHRELATKLFEAIGTVYEVAEEELDIITGLSGSGPAYIYYLVEAMMGAGATAGLDREMARQLTLQTVIGAAHMLLDTREEPSILRKKVTSPGGTTQAGLEVLEAYQFQEAVTAAILRAAERSREMGAQYQ is encoded by the coding sequence ATGAGTAACCAAGCAACAGCGATTACAGAAGGGCGGATCGGTTTTCTCGGTGCAGGCTCGATCGTGGAGGCCATGCTTTCCGGTATCGTAAAGAAAGGCTTACTCCCTTCTGAGCGTATTTCCGTCACGAACCGCAACAATATGGAGCGTTTGGAAGAGTTGGCAAATGACTACGGGGTAACTGCTACTCAGGACAAATTTGAGGTTGTCCGTTCTTCCGATATTTTGATTTTGGCCATCAAGCCGAAGGATGCCGCAGAGGCTTTGCAGGATTTGCGCGGGGTCGTTCGTTCCGACCAGTTAATCATTTCGGTGATTGCTGGCGTCTCTACCAGCTTGATCGGAGAGTGGCTCGGTGCAGAATGCCCGATCATCCGCACGATGCCCAATACTTCGTCTGCCGTTGGTTTGTCTGCTACAGGACTGTGCGCGAATCCATTTGTCCAGGAAGAGCACCGCGAGCTGGCTACCAAACTTTTCGAAGCAATTGGCACCGTATATGAAGTCGCCGAAGAAGAGCTGGACATCATTACTGGATTGTCTGGAAGTGGTCCTGCTTATATTTACTATTTGGTAGAAGCCATGATGGGGGCAGGTGCCACCGCGGGGCTGGATCGGGAAATGGCACGCCAATTAACACTGCAAACCGTAATCGGCGCAGCACATATGCTGCTCGACACACGCGAAGAGCCTTCGATTCTCCGCAAAAAAGTAACGAGTCCGGGTGGAACGACCCAGGCAGGACTGGAAGTATTGGAAGCCTATCAATTCCAGGAGGCCGTCACTGCAGCCATTCTGCGTGCTGCGGAAAGATCGCGGGAGATGGGGGCACAATACCAGTAA